A window from Photobacterium leiognathi encodes these proteins:
- a CDS encoding STAS/SEC14 domain-containing protein, producing MTKSHGIQIEIDNNDGKFFVEIKATGKLTHQDYQMITPEIDTALEGIDKPVVDVYFDGTACDGWDLHAAWDDLKLGLKHGKSFRKVALYGNKHWQELGAKIGNWFMSGEVRYFDDAIDALNWLKEA from the coding sequence ATGACAAAGTCTCACGGTATTCAAATTGAAATTGATAATAACGATGGCAAATTCTTTGTTGAGATAAAGGCAACAGGTAAGTTAACTCATCAAGATTATCAGATGATCACACCTGAAATTGATACGGCACTGGAAGGTATCGATAAGCCTGTGGTTGATGTATATTTTGATGGTACGGCTTGCGACGGCTGGGATCTCCATGCTGCTTGGGATGATCTTAAACTGGGTTTAAAGCATGGCAAAAGTTTTCGCAAAGTTGCACTTTATGGCAATAAACATTGGCAAGAGCTCGGTGCTAAAATTGGCAATTGGTTTATGTCAGGTGAAGTGCGTTATTTTGACGATGCTATTGATGCCTTGAATTGGTTAAAAGAGGCGTAA
- a CDS encoding DMT family transporter translates to MSWLFLLLGVLAEATSHVALKSANGFTNPLPTAVVILGHITAFLFLSQAMKSIPVGIVHASWAGLAIILVTTLSSVIYNQHIDTKVWIGMIIVAVGLAVMNLSGAAHHH, encoded by the coding sequence GTGAGTTGGTTATTTCTTTTATTAGGTGTGTTAGCAGAAGCGACGTCACACGTTGCACTTAAATCTGCAAATGGTTTTACCAACCCATTACCAACAGCCGTTGTCATTCTTGGGCATATCACTGCCTTTCTATTTCTATCACAAGCAATGAAAAGTATTCCAGTAGGCATTGTCCATGCGTCTTGGGCTGGGCTTGCCATTATTCTCGTTACCACGCTTTCAAGCGTTATTTATAACCAACATATCGACACTAAAGTTTGGATTGGGATGATAATTGTTGCAGTGGGTCTTGCGGTTATGAATTTATCAGGCGCTGCACACCACCACTAA
- a CDS encoding LysR family transcriptional regulator, whose product MLQDRAGRMAIFHTLVNSGNFTSTAHKLGVSTSHVSKQLSLLEAELQVKLVQRTTRSFTLTDEGIEYAKFCEQVVSAVLDADAMMADIRDEVSGTLRLGLSQSFGTMHIIPAIEHFRRQFPDLHVEVSLFDHRANMVEEGLDLWITNVENIPEGYVAQRLADTRFIVAASPEYLMHHSAPTHPRDLQEHNCLVYQNRQVNHGTWSFIRDQEGLCVTVSGNYRVDLAEAVRDACVSGWGIAYLATYLLTDEFKTGKLIQLLNDWEANQGMHFYAVYPSRKHLPKKIVAAISFFKEYIGETPYWDKNLSHYVNL is encoded by the coding sequence GTGCTTCAAGATCGTGCCGGACGAATGGCAATTTTTCATACTTTGGTTAATAGCGGTAACTTTACATCGACTGCACACAAACTCGGAGTATCAACATCACATGTCAGTAAGCAACTGAGCTTATTAGAAGCAGAGTTACAAGTGAAGTTAGTGCAACGCACGACACGTAGCTTTACCTTAACTGATGAAGGTATTGAATATGCCAAGTTTTGTGAGCAGGTAGTATCTGCTGTATTAGATGCAGATGCCATGATGGCTGACATCCGCGATGAGGTATCAGGTACACTTCGTTTGGGATTATCACAGTCTTTCGGCACTATGCATATTATCCCTGCCATTGAACATTTTCGTCGTCAGTTCCCAGATCTTCATGTCGAAGTCAGCCTATTTGATCATCGCGCTAATATGGTCGAAGAGGGACTCGATCTGTGGATCACCAATGTTGAAAACATTCCAGAAGGTTATGTTGCCCAGCGTTTAGCGGATACCCGTTTTATCGTTGCAGCATCGCCTGAATATCTTATGCATCATTCCGCGCCCACTCATCCTCGTGATTTGCAAGAGCATAATTGTTTGGTTTACCAAAATAGGCAGGTGAATCACGGCACTTGGTCGTTTATACGTGATCAAGAAGGCTTGTGTGTCACAGTATCAGGCAATTATCGGGTTGATTTAGCTGAAGCGGTACGTGATGCCTGTGTTTCAGGGTGGGGCATTGCCTATCTTGCCACTTATCTTTTAACCGATGAGTTTAAAACTGGAAAGCTGATCCAATTACTCAATGATTGGGAGGCCAATCAAGGAATGCACTTCTATGCGGTATACCCAAGTCGTAAGCATTTGCCGAAGAAAATAGTGGCTGCAATAAGTTTCTTTAAAGAGTATATCGGTGAGACACCCTATTGGGATAAAAACCTTTCACATTATGTCAACCTGTAA